A window from Streptomyces sp. NBC_00335 encodes these proteins:
- a CDS encoding NmrA family NAD(P)-binding protein, which yields MKPTQKTVIVAGATGLQGRAVTRHLLRDGWQVRALTRDPDGPQAAALAQAGAQVVRARMEDVDSLIAAAEGAWGMFSVQPTVGSPGTAPDFTDKDEVAWGMNVAEAAHAAGIGHFIFTSVAEADRHLEEKLPVNLVSKWRIEQHIASLGLPATILRPVSFMENFTGGYALRNGNLSTGLAPEIPQQVVAVDDVGAVAALAFSRPEEWIGQAVSLAGDELAPVQIAAAIGQELGISLPYVQIPIEAIRTLSTDFAYANEWLNHIGYRADIAATRKIHPAAMDLRSWLKRTGASQIAAFLESMRTTGQNA from the coding sequence GTGAAACCGACGCAGAAGACCGTCATCGTGGCGGGCGCGACCGGCCTGCAGGGCAGGGCCGTGACCCGTCACCTGCTCCGCGACGGCTGGCAGGTGCGCGCCCTGACGCGCGACCCGGACGGGCCGCAGGCCGCGGCGCTGGCGCAGGCCGGCGCACAGGTGGTACGGGCTCGGATGGAGGACGTCGACTCCCTGATCGCCGCGGCCGAGGGCGCCTGGGGCATGTTCAGCGTCCAGCCCACTGTCGGCTCCCCCGGCACCGCGCCGGACTTCACCGACAAGGACGAGGTGGCCTGGGGCATGAACGTCGCCGAGGCCGCACACGCCGCAGGCATCGGGCACTTCATCTTCACCTCGGTCGCCGAAGCCGACCGGCACCTTGAGGAGAAGCTGCCGGTGAACCTGGTCAGCAAGTGGCGGATCGAGCAGCACATCGCCTCCCTCGGCCTGCCCGCGACCATCCTCAGACCGGTGTCCTTCATGGAGAACTTCACCGGCGGCTACGCGCTGCGGAACGGGAACCTGTCCACTGGACTCGCGCCGGAGATCCCCCAGCAGGTCGTGGCCGTCGACGATGTCGGCGCCGTCGCCGCGCTGGCGTTCTCCCGCCCCGAGGAGTGGATCGGCCAGGCTGTCTCCCTGGCCGGAGACGAACTGGCGCCCGTTCAGATCGCTGCGGCCATCGGGCAGGAACTCGGCATATCACTGCCCTACGTTCAGATTCCGATCGAAGCGATCCGGACCCTGAGCACAGACTTCGCCTACGCCAACGAGTGGCTCAACCACATCGGCTACCGCGCCGACATCGCCGCCACCCGGAAGATCCACCCCGCCGCGATGGACCTCCGTAGCTGGCTGAAGCGAACCGGCGCATCCCAGATCGCCGCGTTCCTGGAATCCATGCGCACCACAGGGCAGAACGCATGA
- a CDS encoding isoamylase early set domain-containing protein encodes MLERKQLKNRAQVAFVLPEDTPDGPVSVVGDFNHWNPAAHPLQPCCDGTRAATVRLPRHSAHFFRYLAAGDCWFNDEHADSHDGTNSRLHT; translated from the coding sequence GTGCTCGAACGCAAGCAGTTGAAGAACCGTGCGCAGGTCGCCTTCGTCCTCCCCGAGGACACTCCCGACGGGCCGGTCAGCGTGGTGGGCGACTTCAACCACTGGAACCCCGCCGCCCACCCCCTTCAGCCTTGCTGTGACGGCACCCGCGCCGCGACCGTCCGCCTGCCCCGCCACAGCGCACACTTTTTCCGCTACCTCGCCGCCGGCGACTGCTGGTTCAACGACGAACACGCCGACAGCCACGACGGAACCAACAGCCGCCTCCACACCTGA
- a CDS encoding TetR/AcrR family transcriptional regulator yields the protein MPKDATTPPRRPLRADARRNVEKIMAAAGALIAEHGAEASLEEVARRAGVGSATLHRHFPSRHELLEAVFKDRVAVLCAKADELLAEGDPGQALSTWLHAVGAHAVANRGLGASLMRDGDPALGETCHGMITTAGDALLARAQAADAVRPGITITLLLKLVGAIALATEQDTDGPAEADLLLAIAIDGVRTP from the coding sequence GTGCCGAAGGACGCCACCACCCCGCCCCGTCGGCCGCTGCGCGCCGACGCCCGCCGCAACGTCGAGAAGATCATGGCCGCCGCCGGCGCCCTGATCGCCGAGCACGGCGCCGAGGCCTCCCTGGAGGAGGTCGCGCGCCGCGCCGGAGTCGGCTCGGCCACCCTGCACCGACATTTCCCGTCCCGGCATGAGCTCCTGGAAGCGGTCTTCAAGGACCGGGTGGCGGTTCTCTGCGCCAAGGCGGACGAGCTCCTCGCGGAAGGCGACCCGGGCCAGGCCCTGTCCACCTGGCTACACGCCGTCGGCGCGCATGCCGTGGCCAACCGGGGCCTGGGGGCGTCGCTGATGCGGGACGGAGACCCGGCGCTGGGCGAAACCTGCCACGGCATGATCACCACCGCTGGAGACGCCCTCCTGGCACGCGCCCAAGCGGCAGACGCCGTGCGTCCCGGCATCACCATCACGCTGCTGCTGAAGCTCGTAGGCGCCATCGCGCTGGCCACCGAGCAAGACACCGACGGCCCGGCCGAGGCCGACCTGCTGCTGGCGATCGCCATCGACGGTGTACGCACACCCTGA
- a CDS encoding LLM class flavin-dependent oxidoreductase: protein MSTRTQGLGRVGIWAADFDHLSAPEVRKAAAAAEALGFGTLWFPETTGREAMAQAAILLAATRHITVAAGMTDIYARDPVTAAAGQRTLEETAPGRFLLGLWESHPSLAQGIRGHRFGPAPGTMRTYLDAMDAAPFGPPGSAASPNRVLAVLDPGMLTLAAERARGATVLGMPVEYTRTARSVLGADGLLAITQLCVLSHDHADTADLARATAAAALPNRHELLRGLGYENPDALDSRLVDALVAHGRAEDIAHRVQEHFAAGADHVSLQLVTTTPESPSVRQWEQLAMHLPV from the coding sequence ATGAGCACCCGCACACAGGGCCTTGGGCGCGTGGGGATCTGGGCGGCAGACTTCGACCACCTCTCCGCCCCCGAGGTCCGTAAGGCGGCCGCGGCGGCCGAGGCGCTCGGCTTCGGGACCCTGTGGTTCCCCGAGACGACGGGACGGGAGGCCATGGCACAGGCCGCGATCCTCCTGGCGGCCACCAGGCACATCACTGTGGCCGCCGGCATGACCGACATCTACGCCCGGGACCCGGTCACGGCCGCCGCCGGGCAGCGCACCCTGGAGGAGACGGCCCCCGGACGGTTCCTCCTCGGTCTGTGGGAGAGCCACCCCAGTCTGGCCCAGGGCATCCGGGGCCACCGCTTCGGCCCGGCTCCGGGCACCATGCGCACCTACCTCGATGCGATGGACGCCGCCCCGTTCGGGCCACCTGGCTCGGCCGCCTCACCGAACCGGGTGCTCGCCGTCCTGGACCCCGGCATGCTCACCCTCGCCGCGGAACGTGCCCGGGGCGCAACAGTGCTGGGCATGCCCGTCGAGTACACCCGCACAGCCAGGTCCGTCCTCGGAGCCGACGGCCTGCTGGCCATCACACAGCTCTGCGTGCTCAGCCACGACCATGCGGACACCGCCGACCTGGCACGAGCCACAGCCGCGGCCGCCCTGCCGAACCGCCACGAGCTGCTCCGTGGACTTGGATACGAGAACCCGGACGCGCTCGACAGTCGGCTGGTCGACGCACTGGTTGCCCACGGCCGCGCAGAGGACATCGCCCACCGTGTCCAAGAGCACTTCGCCGCCGGAGCAGACCACGTCAGCCTCCAGCTCGTGACAACCACACCCGAGTCCCCGTCCGTACGGCAGTGGGAGCAACTCGCCATGCACCTACCCGTCTGA
- a CDS encoding glutaredoxin domain-containing protein, with product MMRAWILPILIVFCGSAVATGMISKGSPGTATALLLAFLALAGVNSPLIFPRSLGTLEAQRRSAGDGRPVVFWRPGCKYCIRLRIRLGRSARHLHWVNIWRDPAGAAAVRAANDGNETVPTVVVAGRPHTNPNPEWVREQLSPSA from the coding sequence ATGATGCGCGCTTGGATCCTGCCGATACTGATTGTGTTCTGCGGCTCAGCCGTCGCGACTGGGATGATCTCCAAGGGAAGCCCCGGCACAGCCACAGCACTCCTACTGGCGTTCCTCGCGCTTGCCGGTGTCAACTCGCCCCTGATCTTCCCGAGGTCGCTCGGCACACTGGAGGCACAACGCCGCAGTGCCGGCGACGGCCGACCGGTCGTCTTCTGGCGTCCGGGCTGCAAGTACTGCATACGACTGCGCATCCGGCTGGGCCGCAGCGCCCGCCATCTGCACTGGGTCAACATCTGGCGCGACCCGGCGGGAGCCGCAGCGGTGAGGGCAGCCAACGACGGCAATGAGACCGTGCCGACTGTCGTCGTGGCGGGCCGGCCACACACCAACCCCAATCCCGAATGGGTGCGCGAACAGCTCTCTCCTTCCGCGTGA